Proteins encoded in a region of the Mixophyes fleayi isolate aMixFle1 chromosome 5, aMixFle1.hap1, whole genome shotgun sequence genome:
- the LOC142159221 gene encoding uncharacterized protein LOC142159221, with product MHPETRVGSRDRPCAEAQDQTTAERREEVIQDTSGGQATAVSLGQTSVGDGNPAPADHQAGIRGLAEQAIAPSTLKTYQSAWRRWLLFSRQKDQSEAGQQDAMLAFMWDRYSEGDSRTTMASTLAGISFMAKLHGYPDVTKGFLINKALRGWGRVRPSHADTRLPITSNILEDLIGNVGLVTLDSYEKLLFSLAFSMAYFGAFRISELVARSRGHQESGLRVEHVSLGEGILACKIVKSKTDQSGRGSWVQLTSQQPCLICPVRLASLFMSKRPHANLFLCHANGIPLTKYQFATILKRTLQSINLNSTLYGTHSFRIGAATSAALAGSSSEAIKALGRWKSAAFKSYVRIDKVVD from the exons ATGCATCCGGAGACGAGGGTCGGCAGTCGCGACCGTCCGTGTGCTGAGGCTCAGGATCAGACGACGGCAGAACGAAGGGAGGAAGTGATCCAGGACACGTCAGGAGGACAGGCCACAGCGGTGTCGCTAGGGCAGACATCTGTCGGTGATGGGaatcctgctcctgctg atcatcaagccggcataagagggctcGCGGAACAAGcaatagctccctccaccctgaaaaCATATCAGTCGGCATGGAGACGGTGGTTGCTTTTCAGCAGAcaaaaggaccaatcagaggcAGGTCAGCAAGATgccatgctagcctttatgtgggatagGTACTCGGAGGGAGATTCAAGGACTACTATGGCATCCACCCTGGCCGGGATATCATTTATGGCTAAGCTGCACGGTTACCCTGACGTCACAAAAGGATTTTTGATTAATAAGGCCCTGAGGGGATGGGGGAGAGTCCGTCCCTCTCATGCCGATACCCGTTTACCGATTACTTCTAACATTTTGGAAGATCTGATAGGGAATGTGGGGTTGGTTACCTTAGATAGTTACGAGaaacttttatttagtttggccttTTCCATGGCTTATTTTGGAGCCTTTCGCATCTCAGAGTTGGTAGCCAGGTCCAGGGGACATCAGGAGTCAGGTTTGAGAGTTgagcatgtcagtctgggcgaagggatcttagcctgcaaaatagttaaatCAAAGACTGACCAAAGCGGCAGGGGATCATGGGTCCAGTTAACCTCCCAGCAGCCATGTCTTATTTGCCCGGTCAGGTTAGCATCATTGTTTATGAGTAAAAGACCTCATGCTAATTTGTTTCTGTGTCACGCTAATGGTATACCGTTGACAAAATATCAATTCGCGACCATTTTAAAACGTACCTTGCAGTCTATTAATTTAAACAGTACATTATACGGgacacactcatttaggatcggtgcAGCTACATCCGCTGCCTTGGCAGGTTCTTCTAGCGAAGCTATAAAAGCACTGGGGCGATGGAAATCTGCGGCTTTTAAGTCATATGttagaattgacaaggttgttGACTGA